Proteins from one Catenuloplanes atrovinosus genomic window:
- a CDS encoding DUF6986 family protein — MGRLDPGLLPELDALLAPVDRELSRRYPGDAGDRQPVHTVYVPADRVHAGLVPEWGAAARRALERAPALPYPAGLHARVTAKLAREPIEDLRIDFEDGYGIRADDEEDAAVEAAAKALVGAEVVPPFVGIRVKSMEAHTRRRSVRTLDGFLDVLLNAGLPEHFVITLPKVSDPAQVAAFETVCGRLESAYGIPAERLRFEIQIETPPAILGADGTATVARMITAAAGRCTGLHYGTYDYSAACGIGAAYQSMEHPAADHAKAVMQVAAAGTGVRLSDGSTNILPVGTDAEVADAWALHARLVRRSLERGFYQGWDLHPAQLPTRYAATYAFFRDGAAAARDRLAAYLDRRDTGILDEPATARALAGFLLRGLRCGALDQDELGDFTADRLAAL, encoded by the coding sequence ATGGGACGGCTGGACCCGGGCCTCCTCCCGGAACTGGACGCGCTGCTCGCCCCGGTGGACCGCGAGCTGAGTCGCCGCTATCCGGGCGACGCCGGTGACCGTCAGCCGGTGCACACGGTCTACGTCCCGGCGGACCGGGTGCACGCCGGGCTGGTTCCGGAGTGGGGTGCCGCCGCGCGCCGGGCGCTGGAGCGCGCGCCCGCGCTGCCGTACCCGGCCGGGCTGCACGCGCGGGTGACGGCCAAGCTCGCCCGCGAGCCGATCGAGGACCTGCGGATCGACTTCGAGGACGGGTACGGCATCCGCGCGGACGACGAGGAGGACGCGGCCGTGGAGGCCGCCGCCAAGGCGCTGGTCGGCGCGGAGGTGGTGCCGCCGTTCGTGGGCATCCGGGTGAAGTCGATGGAGGCGCACACCCGGCGGCGCTCGGTCCGTACCCTCGACGGCTTCTTGGACGTGCTCCTGAACGCGGGCCTGCCGGAGCACTTCGTGATCACGCTGCCCAAGGTGAGCGACCCGGCGCAGGTGGCCGCGTTCGAGACCGTGTGCGGGCGGCTGGAGTCGGCCTACGGGATTCCCGCCGAGCGCCTGCGCTTCGAGATCCAGATCGAGACGCCGCCCGCGATCCTCGGCGCGGACGGCACCGCCACGGTCGCCCGGATGATCACCGCGGCGGCAGGCCGGTGCACCGGCCTGCACTACGGCACCTACGACTACAGCGCCGCCTGCGGCATCGGCGCCGCCTACCAGAGCATGGAGCACCCGGCCGCGGACCACGCGAAGGCGGTGATGCAGGTCGCGGCGGCGGGCACCGGCGTGCGGCTCTCCGACGGCTCCACCAACATCCTGCCGGTCGGCACGGACGCCGAGGTCGCGGACGCGTGGGCGCTGCACGCCCGGCTGGTCCGGCGCTCCCTGGAACGCGGCTTCTACCAGGGCTGGGACCTGCACCCGGCGCAGCTGCCCACCCGGTACGCCGCCACCTACGCGTTCTTCCGGGACGGCGCCGCCGCGGCCCGCGACCGGCTCGCCGCCTACCTGGATCGCCGCGACACCGGCATCCTGGACGAGCCGGCCACCGCCCGCGCGCTCGCCGGGTTCCTGCTCCGCGGCCTGCGCTGTGGTGCGCTCGACCAGGATGAGCTGGGAGACTTCACCGCGGACCGGCTCGCCGCCCTGTGA
- the allB gene encoding allantoinase AllB, translating to MTDFDLVVRSQRAITPDGERPAAIAVRDGRIAEVAGYDAPLRAEREEDLGRLALLPGLVDTHVHVNEPGRTEWEGFASATRAAAAGGVTTIIDMPLNSLPPTTTADALEIKRKAAAGQVRVDVGFWGGAVPGNRAVLRPLHDAGVFGFKAFLIDSGVPEFPPLTPGELSEAFREVDALFLVHAEDPDEVGDHASSASYADFVASRPRSAENTAIARVIAAARRTGARAHILHLSSSEAVPLIAAARAEGVRITAETCPHYLALTAEEVPDGATQFKCCPPIRDAANRDALWAALADGVIDLIVSDHSPCTPELKRADTGDFAAAWGGIASLQLGLPIIWTQARQRGHSLSDVVRWMAANPASLAGLDAKGRLAAGADADLVVFDPDSTQRVDVARLQHRNPVSPYHDRVLTGVVLGSWLRGAPTVGEPAGRLLTRGTR from the coding sequence GTGACGGATTTCGACCTGGTCGTCCGATCCCAGCGGGCGATCACCCCGGACGGTGAGCGCCCCGCCGCGATCGCGGTACGGGACGGCAGGATCGCGGAGGTCGCCGGCTACGACGCGCCGCTGCGCGCGGAGCGCGAGGAGGACCTGGGCCGGCTCGCGCTGCTGCCCGGTCTGGTGGACACGCACGTGCACGTCAACGAGCCCGGCCGGACCGAGTGGGAGGGCTTCGCCAGCGCGACCCGGGCCGCCGCGGCCGGCGGCGTCACCACGATCATCGACATGCCGCTGAACTCGCTGCCCCCGACCACCACGGCCGACGCGCTGGAGATCAAGCGGAAGGCCGCGGCCGGGCAGGTCCGGGTGGACGTCGGCTTCTGGGGCGGCGCCGTGCCCGGCAACCGCGCCGTCCTGCGCCCGCTGCACGACGCGGGCGTGTTCGGCTTCAAGGCGTTCCTGATCGACTCCGGCGTGCCGGAGTTCCCGCCGCTGACCCCCGGCGAGCTGAGCGAGGCGTTCCGGGAGGTGGACGCGCTGTTCCTGGTCCACGCGGAGGACCCGGACGAGGTCGGTGACCACGCGTCCTCGGCCAGCTACGCCGACTTCGTCGCGTCCCGGCCGCGCAGCGCGGAGAACACCGCGATAGCCCGGGTCATCGCGGCCGCCCGGCGGACCGGCGCCCGCGCGCACATCCTGCACCTCTCCTCGTCCGAGGCGGTGCCGCTGATCGCCGCGGCCAGGGCCGAGGGGGTACGGATCACGGCCGAGACCTGCCCGCACTACCTGGCGCTGACCGCGGAGGAGGTGCCGGACGGCGCCACCCAGTTCAAGTGCTGCCCGCCGATCCGGGACGCGGCGAACCGGGACGCGCTCTGGGCCGCGCTGGCGGACGGCGTGATCGACCTGATCGTCTCGGATCACTCCCCGTGCACGCCGGAGCTGAAGCGGGCGGACACCGGCGACTTCGCCGCGGCCTGGGGCGGCATCGCGTCGCTGCAGCTCGGCCTGCCGATCATCTGGACCCAGGCGCGGCAGCGCGGTCACTCGCTGAGCGACGTGGTGCGCTGGATGGCCGCCAACCCGGCGTCGCTGGCCGGGCTGGACGCCAAGGGCCGGCTCGCCGCCGGCGCGGACGCGGACCTGGTCGTCTTCGACCCGGACAGCACCCAGCGCGTCGACGTCGCGCGCCTCCAGCACCGCAATCCCGTCTCGCCGTACCACGACAGGGTCTTGACCGGGGTGGTGCTCGGCAGCTGGCTGCGCGGCGCGCCCACGGTCGGCGAGCCGGCCGGCCGGCTGCTCACCCGGGGGACCCGATGA
- the alc gene encoding allantoicase: protein MTDVTQLTDLAARALGGGVVYASDEFFAFAADLINDHAPTFTPQSFGARGQVYDGWETRRRRPRGTGDDHDVAIVRLGAPGVIHGVVIDTAFFTGNFPPAASVEACRMPGHPSPDELLRADWTPVLARAALKGDARNTFETRGDERVYTHVRLRIYPDGGVARLRVHGEAVPDPALLPEVFDLAAAENGGTVTACSNMFYGSAPKMLLPGLARSMGEGWETSRRRDDGNDWVLVRLGVPGRVQLAEIDTSHFKGNAPGEFRLRGIPDARSLDSPGDWVELLPRTRAQPDTRHRFPVSDAPKVTHVRLDVYPDGGVARLRLWGGISEKQRRRLAERHF from the coding sequence ATGACCGACGTCACGCAGCTGACCGACCTGGCCGCCCGCGCGCTCGGCGGCGGCGTCGTCTACGCCAGCGACGAGTTCTTCGCGTTCGCGGCCGACCTGATCAACGACCACGCGCCCACGTTCACGCCGCAGAGCTTCGGCGCGCGGGGCCAGGTCTACGACGGCTGGGAGACGCGCCGCCGCCGGCCGCGCGGCACCGGCGACGACCACGACGTCGCGATCGTCCGGCTGGGCGCGCCCGGCGTGATCCACGGCGTGGTGATCGACACCGCCTTCTTCACCGGCAACTTCCCGCCGGCCGCGTCCGTCGAGGCGTGCCGCATGCCCGGTCATCCGTCCCCGGACGAGCTGCTGCGCGCGGACTGGACGCCGGTCCTGGCCCGCGCCGCGCTCAAGGGCGACGCGCGGAACACCTTCGAGACCCGCGGCGACGAGCGCGTCTACACGCACGTGCGGCTGCGGATCTATCCGGACGGCGGCGTGGCCCGGCTGCGCGTGCACGGCGAGGCCGTACCCGACCCGGCGCTGCTCCCGGAGGTCTTCGACCTGGCCGCGGCCGAGAACGGCGGCACGGTCACCGCGTGCAGCAACATGTTCTACGGTTCCGCGCCGAAGATGCTGCTCCCCGGCCTGGCCCGCTCGATGGGCGAGGGCTGGGAGACCTCGCGGCGCCGCGACGACGGCAACGACTGGGTGCTGGTCCGGCTCGGCGTGCCCGGCCGCGTCCAGCTCGCCGAGATCGACACCTCGCACTTCAAGGGCAACGCGCCCGGCGAGTTCCGGCTGCGCGGCATCCCGGACGCGCGGTCGCTGGACTCGCCCGGCGACTGGGTGGAGCTGCTGCCGCGCACCCGCGCGCAACCGGACACCCGGCACCGGTTCCCGGTCAGCGACGCGCCCAAGGTCACGCACGTGCGGCTGGACGTCTACCCGGACGGTGGCGTGGCCCGGCTGCGGCTGTGGGGCGGCATCTCGGAGAAGCAGCGCCGGCGGCTGGCGGAGCGGCACTTCTGA